One genomic region from Anthonomus grandis grandis chromosome 1, icAntGran1.3, whole genome shotgun sequence encodes:
- the LOC126735551 gene encoding cytochrome b-c1 complex subunit 7-like yields MAVSFVQKRFMSSGLKRFAYNLSGFNKYGLWRDDLLYENADVKEALKRLPQNIVDERNYRLLRAVQLSIQKDYLPKDQWTKLEDDKLYLTPLVEDVIKEREEREEWNKNY; encoded by the coding sequence ATGGCCGTAAGTTTTGTTCAAAAGCGTTTTATGTCATCTGGCCTTAAAAGGTTCGCCTACAACCTATCAGGATTTAACAAATATGGACTGTGGAGAGACGACCTTTTGTACGAAAATGCTGACGTTAAAGAAGCCCTAAAGAGATTGCCTCAAAATATTGTGGATGAACGTAACTACAGGTTGCTCAGGGCTGTTCAGTTGAGCATCCAAAAGGATTATTTGCCAAAAGATCAATGGACAAAGCTGGAGGATGATAAGCTGTACCTGACTCCGCTCGTAGAGGATGTTATTAAGGAAAGGGAAGAGAGAGAAGAATGGAACAAGAATTATTAG